AGGGCGAGGCCTTGTCCCAGGCGCACGGCGGGAAGGGGTCAAAGGGCGACGCTTTGTCCCAGGCTCCCGGCGGGTTGGCCCTGAGAGCGAAGGGATCGCAGGCGGGCGAAGGGAAGGGGTCGCAGTTGCCAAAGGGGTTAGTCGGGGAGGGGCGGAACCCCGCCGGGACACCGTCCGAGCGGCTCCAGTTACGGCCGGCGCCCGCCGAGACGAAGCTCCACGCGTCGATGCGGGGCCGGATGGGGGAGGGGCGAGGGCGGGGGATGACACTGACCTCCAGGCGGCAGCAGGATTTGGGGCTCCAAAGGGCAGCGTCCAGGCCCAGTGAGCCGGctgccgctgcggccggctgttcTTCGGCATCCGGCGTGTCTCGGCACAGGGGCAAGTCCAGAACTGCAAAGAACGCAAACGAGTCGCTTTCAAGCGGCCATCAATGTGCCGGCACattcgaatttttttttctttcttttacgcACCGAGCTGGGAGCTTCGCAGGCCCGGACtggacctcctcctcctcctgtcgcCCGCACGGTCCGAAGCGACCTCGGGGAAGCCGGGCTCGGGTTCCCCCGGGGGCTCGGCCGGATCCAAAAGCGGCCGGGAAACgggctcggcggcggcggcgaaagTGATGAGGTCGTCCACGAAGCGGGGCGGCTTGGCGGTGCACTCCTCCAGGGATGGGGGCTGAGTTCGAGGAGGCACTTTCGGGGAGACGTCCAGGCATCGACCTAAGCCCACAGAAGCCAGGAGAGCGCCGCTGGCCAGCAGAGCGCGGCGGCCGCTCTTGAGAGAAGAGCCTCCTTCTTCGCCGCCCGAATCGCCTTGCTGAAGCCGCCAGGTGTCGGGCTTCAGCCAGGAGCCTGCCAAAAATGTTAGTCCTTTCATTTGGTCTTCTGTGATAGCTTTGGACATTTCAAACGCGTCTCTTTGGCTTTAGATGTGAGCTGGCTGTACTTGGTGCTGCATGCGCacagaaaaggaaaaagaacgGACCTGCCGTTGTTGTCTGAGCAAATCATGTCCAAATATGTAAGTCAAATGATCACGGTTGAAGAACCTttacaaaatcaaatcaaaggcAAGCGAGGCTCGGTTACCGTCGTGAGGCGGGctcggcgccgccgccgccgccgccgaggcTGTGTACTCCTCAAAGTCGTCTGCGTCTTCTCCATTGTGGTCGCGCTGGGACACCAGCAGCTTGGCTCTCATGGACAAACTGTGAGAGCAAACGGCAAGGCCTGAGCAAAAGCCGCTGCTGTCGCCGCGGTAACTCGGGCGACGTACCTGCTCTCCTGAGGGCTCAGGCGCAGGACTTTGGGGCTCTTGGGACTTTTGGGGCTCTGGGACTTGAGCTCTCCGTTGGCCTGCTTAGGGGACGGGACCTCCAGGGGCCACGCCGGGCTCAGACCAAATGCCCTGCCTCCGCTGCTGCCGCCTCCGCTGTCGCCGGGACTGACTACGGGCAGACGAGAGCGTCACAACAAATGCGACTCAACGGCGCCGTCAGGAAGCGCAAGAGCGACTGGTGAGGCTCATTGCTGGCGTGAGGGAGACGGGaagtggaagggggggggggcatgcacacacacacgctcgggGAAGGAAGGACACAAGTCCAATCCACTCACGCTGGATGGCGCGGAAACGCGGGCCGAAGGAAGGCGAGGAGGCCGAGCCCAAATCGGGCGAGTTGCGTCTCTTCTCCAGGCCGGGGGATGCCTGCACCGTGATCTTGTGGATGAAATCTGAAAAGACGGGTCCAGCCGTGAGTCCACTTGCGCACAATGGTGGAAATGCAAGAAGCTAGCTACCTTGGGGCATGCTGATCTTTTCGCCGTTCTTGCTCTTGAGCTTGTGCTTCTTGAAGGTGCCCTTGCGCTTCTTGACGTTGGGCTTCTCCTGGTTctggttctggttgaggtgcaggATGAGGAGGCTGAGCTCGCGCTCAAACACGTCCTGTTCCCACTGGGCCAGCTGCTGCTCGCGCTGGCGCAGGAACTCCTCGTGGGACTTCTGCTCCAGCGCCGCCCGCTTCAGCTCCTCCTCGCGACAGCGCAGCTCCTGAAAAACGGGGGTGAGAAAAACAGTCAGGACCCAAGTGGTTCATTTGCACGCCAAGTCCGGCCTACCTTTTCCTTGGCGCGCAGCTCGTCAAACATGTCCTGGATCTCCAGCTTCCAGTCCTCTTGCAGAGAGTGGAAGGAGTCCTGCGGCATCTCCTCCTTCACCTGCTGCTCCAGCGCCGTCAGCTGAGCCAGGATGGAGCCAAAGTTGGGCCTGCGGTGGGGGTCCTGGTCCCAGCATTCTGCGGGACAAAAATCCAATCCGCTGGAGCTGGGGAGGGGCGCCAACGCGACGTTGCGTACCTGCCATGAGCTGCGCGAAGGGTTGGGGGCAGGTGGAAGGGATGGGCAGCGTCAGCTTGTTGACGGCCACGCCGTAGGCCACCGCCAGCCCGTCGATGCCTTTGTAGGGCGCCTCTCCCGTCAGCAGCTCCCACAGCAGGACGCCGTAACTGCGCAAGCAACCACACGCGCAACGGCAGGCGCAGCTCACTCCTCTGGGGCCGCCCAGCGCTCGTATGGGACAACTCCTCATTGTGCATTTGCGGAAGAGGAGAAATGCCGCGCTCCATTGCGGAAGAGGAGATATGATGACGTTGAGCCGCGTTCAATTGCTAACGTTGCTACTTTGGTTTTTCGCGGCAAATGGATCCAATTGCAGCCATCAAAACTTGGATCTCACACACCGTCAATTAGCTTTTGTCCCAGCACGCGGGAGGCGGAACTCAACTCCAGGCCCAAACTCCCACCCTGTCTTATTTTGCGCTTTAACAACAACTTgcgaggcggcggcggcaagcGCAACGCGCTGTTCGCTAAAGCAGCGGATGGAGGCTGCAGAAAAATCCCACCCACCTCCAGACGTCGCTGCCCTTGGAGAAGGTGGAGGACTTGATGACCTCGGGGGCCATCCAGGCGTAGGTGCCCGCCGTGCTCATCTTGGTGGTCTTGTGCCACTCCCTGGCAAGGCCAAAGTCGGTGATCTTGAGCGTCAGCGCCTCCATGCGTTCGTTCTCGATGGGCTGAGCCAGAAGGACTGCGGAGAAAGCAGATGTCAGCAACGAACGAGCGCACGAGGACGCTCGGGCTCCGCCCGCGCGTAGCTGGGACTTCGGAGATCAGCTAATTGCTCGTCAAGAACAATCGATCGTGCGCTGGATGGGCAGGCTGAACCCATTCAAAATGGACATTGCGAGCGTGACAGAGTACAGCTGGACGCTTCATCAAAAATGAAAAGTGAGGAAGCCACACGTGGCTTTGCGTTTGACCGAGGCAGATTTCCACAGGCCCTGGTGATGACATTCTCCCAATTTCATAAGAGCGTGATCATAAAGAAGGGAAGTGTGGCGccatcgccgccgccgccgcaatgGAGGAAGTGGAGCGCAAAGCCGGCAGGGCGCCGCCCCAATCCGTATGGCGTCTTCTCTCCGCCTCAAAACCTTTCGCTCGTCCACGTTGCGTCGTTAGTTGTCACCGAGACTGAGAGGAGCACCTTCCCAGCTTGAGGCCATCACGGCACGGCACCTGAGTCAGTCCCACACGTTTGCCCAAGCAAAAGGCATTTTACATAACTGTAAAATGGCAAAAGGAATTCTAAAAAATGTCTGTGGCAATCATCATGTTCAAGAGGGGCAAGCGGACCAGCCAGGACAGTCAGCGGAGACAAAACGCAAGCCACcccaaaaataatcaaatcaataAACCAATAAAGAGAGTAAGGCTTTGGCCGCCCGCTCGCCACATTTTGTAACGTCTCTTCTCAGACAAAAGGTActctgtcccaatacttttgaaggacttttttttttttttgggctgaaaCTCATTGACACTACATTGATGTTCCAAGGAGCTGGAAAGGCAGGAACTGGGTCAAATGGTTTCTGCACAAGGTCACCCCGGACCGCACGGAGTACTCGGCACCTGACATCATGGCTAAACGCAACGACGTGCATTTAACCCCCCGTAGGCGAGTGGCGCATTCCGGCAGGGCGGGGGCGGGGCTCTCCCCGGGAAGAACGGCAGCTTTGTCCACGGGCTGAcagacgctcgctcgctcagacGGACGGCCCGGCAACCTTTGCCCGAGCCCGCCGGCGCCAAAGTCTATAGACGTTGCCGTGATTCCCGAGCGCCGCACCAATCAtccaatttcatttcatttcatttcatttcatttggatggatggagcgtTTCAAGCGATGGCACGAGTACCCGACAGCTTGAAATAAGACACCGTAACAGCATGGGTGAGTGTCATTCCTTGCCGCTGGCACTACAATATATTGAAGGATACGATATGGTGAGGAAGGCTCCTATTAATGATTCGGGCCGGGGCGAGGTTGCCTTCCAAATGCTTGGTTACTTATTAACGAGCCCGTGAGCCCAAACATAAGCTTTGCTGGAGACTCCCCCTCGCTGGGCAAATGCAAGACTGCAAACAGCGGAAAGTCCCTCCTTTGCCACATCTGAAGAAGCAGAAGGCCGCTGGCACGCTGGCACCAGCTCCTCCTCAGTTGCTCACATAATCgcccaaaaaaaaggaagcgccacggaagcaagcaagcaagcaagcaaggaaggaaggaaggaaggaaggaaggaagatcaGTAGGAGGAAGTCAAAGATGAGGCCTGCAAACAAAAGGCTCCTATTTTTTTCCTGCTCATGATCAATTAGCAATATAAAAGTCACGCGAGGTCACAGATgtcaaattacaaatgaatatttTGCTACACATTGTGTGTGTCAgagaaacacttttttttaacaatccaAAATTACCAGGGAAAGAGTGACGCTCGGTCCCAGCTCTGGAAGTCGGCACGCTTCAACGTTAAcgcacgcacgtgcacatgcacatgcgcatgcacatgcacatgcGGGGGATGTTTGCAACTGCTGAATGAAAACATGCGGGCGGAGGCAAGGCTCATGCCTGTCCAATCGCGGAACAAGTCgaaaagaaccccccccccagcccAAAACAAGGCGCGTTGATGGCCAGCATCCaactgacaaaaaaagaaaaaaaaaaaggggtcagTGAGTGCTTagcgtggcttttttttttttttttttttagcaatgaGCTATTTGGGGCTTCAAAGAAGGTTTCGCAACGCGGTATCCGACTCGACTTCTCGCCTTGTGCTCAGAAACGCGCCGAGTCGGCACAGGCAGGCGCGCCTCCACCACCTTTTTAAAAAAGCCAAGCCAGGGGCGGCcacggcacggcgcggcggcCGTCGTTTGTCTCACCTCCTGGAGGAGGACGTACTTTTGGTCCATTTCCCGAGTCTCCTTTTTCAGGCAAATAACATGTCATTTGGAAAGCGGCGGGCGGTGGAAAGAAACCTGCAATTTGAGCAAAGTCCAGCTTAAAATAAGATCGGATCCTCTCGCTCGGGGAAGACACGAGATGCCCGAGCACGACCCGGATGGGACTTTGGATGGCGAGAAGCCGCGTGACTGTCAAGCTCAGGTCCCAAAGGCCGCAAAGAGACAAAAGACGGCCGGATGGGAACGACCGGACGCTTTTTTCTGGCTGTTTGGGCACGCTCGCCGCTGTCTATTCTCTTGGCTTTGGTTCGATAGTGCTTCTCGCGCGACGACCTGCTCCAGGATCTGGCCCGACAGACGTGTCGTGGCAGGCCCGCAACCAGAGGACAAAAAAATAGGAACTCAAAAGCATGGAGGTGATAGGATCTGGCAGGCACCCAGCACAGAGAGGGATTGTGTTGGCCTACGGGCCGGCCTACGGGCTGGCCTACTTACTGTTGTTGGACTTGAGGTCCCGGTGGATgacggggacgatggcctggctGTGGAGGTAGAGCATCCCGCGGGCGATCTGCAcggcccagtccaccaggacgtGAGGCGGGATGCGGCGGCCGGCCAGAGCCCGGCTCAGAGGCCCGCCCGAGGCGTACTCCATAATGAGGCAGAGGTTGGGCTCCTGCAGACAAACGCCTTTGAGGGCGATGATGTTGGGGTGGGTGAGCATGGCGAAGAGTCGGGCCTCCTGCCGGACGTTCTGCGCCGTCACGCTGATGTCCTCGTCGGGGTCCTGGCGCGCCGCCTTCACCGCCACCAGCGCGCCCCGCCACGTGCCGCGGTACACCTTGCCAAAGCCGCCCACCCCGATCACCTCCTGGAGGCTGAGTTCGCGGAAATTCACCACGGCGGGTTCCGAGGCGCCCGCCGCCACGGCGGGGCCCAgctcgcccgccgccgccgccacggcgGTGGCGCCGCCGCCCGGGAGCTTCCCGTATGCCCCGGGCTTGAAGGAGCCATAGTTGGAGGGGAAGATGCCCACCTTGTTGTTGACCTTGCCCGCCCACCAACCCTCATCGCCGGAGATCTCAGCGTCCAAGGAGAGGACCTCCACCAAGTCGCCCTTCCGTAGGGTGAGCTCGTCTTTGCAGGCCGCCTCGTAGTCAAACAAGGCCGTCCACACGGGGTTGCTGAAGTTGCCTTTCTGCGATTGCTCAGAGTTCTTCCAGGCGGACAGCGGGCCTCGGCTGAATATGTTCTTCAGCGGCTCCATGGAGCCTCCGACGCTCGCTTTGACCCGACGGGACCCCGACCGAGGCTTTGAAAATCACGTCCAAAGGCGTAGCACGGACGGCGCCTCGCTCCTCTCTTGCCCTTCCGTCCCGCTGGGTCATCGGGGATGAGTGGAACGTTCGCAAGGAAGGAACGGCGGCGGGGCTGATTCCACTGGAGGGGAAACAAAGGCGGGTGGCATCTTGGCGTCGGTGTGACCGGCAGGTCGGGGCGGTGGGAATTCGGGTCCTCGCCAACTAGCTCTGGAGTCATGCGCCGTGCGCTTTGTCAACAGGTGGTTCGAGCTCAATCAAACGTCACGAGAGCATCGCGGAGGGCACCGGGCGGCTCGCCGCCGCCATCCGAACCCCGCAGAGACGAAAAGCGCCTGTCCGGCTTTTCTGACTTGCGGGTCAAATGGATTGGAGCTTAACGCCGTGCTGTGACACGCACAAAACAATCTCACCGGGCCAAAATAGTCCAGGTGCTGACTAAGGGTCAGCGAGGGAGGCTTCCTGACTCGACTCTGTTGTCCAGACTTTTTAGCCATTCGCTAGAGTCCAAAAGCGCCATTGGCGGCGAAAGACAAGAAGCTGGCAAAGTTCCTTTAAGGCTTTCGGGCTGGATTTGAACAACTGCCTTTGCAGCCATGAAGGAAGTCAAGTCAAACGCTGCGACTGAAGAAGCATTCCAACGACGAGAAGCTGACAAAGGCTCATCCGGGCTTCCCCACCGGACCCTCAGCTCTGTTTTTAAGTATTTTTAGCCATTAAGTAGAGTGGGCCAGCACAAGCAGGAAGCGCAGAGGAGTGCGGAGAAGAATAGCAGGAAAGGGAGCATTGAGTCGAGCCGGCCCGGCCCAGTGGTTCGGGGCTGACTGACCACCACTGCGCATTCCGTAAACTCCAAGCAAAGCGCTCAAAACTTCAAGAGAGATCCCACAAGAGACACACGAGCAAGCCAACTCTTTCCGAGCAACGTCCCGCCGGACGGCTGGCCGGCCCTTAGCTATCCAAAGTAGTGCTCGTGGTTCTCGTTctcctcgtcgtcgtcgtcgtcgtcgtcacggCGTCACGGCGTCGGTTCCCGAGCAGTTTCGAGCGGCGGCGAGTCCGCTCCCTTGCGTCACTCCGACGGACACGAAGGGACTTTCCCGTGTCGAAAAGAGCGATATTTCCATCGAGCGCGGGCTATTAGATTCCGTT
The sequence above is drawn from the Syngnathus scovelli strain Florida chromosome 1, RoL_Ssco_1.2, whole genome shotgun sequence genome and encodes:
- the LOC125982367 gene encoding mitogen-activated protein kinase kinase kinase 11; this translates as MEPLKNIFSRGPLSAWKNSEQSQKGNFSNPVWTALFDYEAACKDELTLRKGDLVEVLSLDAEISGDEGWWAGKVNNKVGIFPSNYGSFKPGAYGKLPGGGATAVAAAAGELGPAVAAGASEPAVVNFRELSLQEVIGVGGFGKVYRGTWRGALVAVKAARQDPDEDISVTAQNVRQEARLFAMLTHPNIIALKGVCLQEPNLCLIMEYASGGPLSRALAGRRIPPHVLVDWAVQIARGMLYLHSQAIVPVIHRDLKSNNILLAQPIENERMEALTLKITDFGLAREWHKTTKMSTAGTYAWMAPEVIKSSTFSKGSDVWSYGVLLWELLTGEAPYKGIDGLAVAYGVAVNKLTLPIPSTCPQPFAQLMAECWDQDPHRRPNFGSILAQLTALEQQVKEEMPQDSFHSLQEDWKLEIQDMFDELRAKEKELRCREEELKRAALEQKSHEEFLRQREQQLAQWEQDVFERELSLLILHLNQNQNQEKPNVKKRKGTFKKHKLKSKNGEKISMPQDFIHKITVQASPGLEKRRNSPDLGSASSPSFGPRFRAIQLSPGDSGGGSSGGRAFGLSPAWPLEVPSPKQANGELKSQSPKSPKSPKVLRLSPQESSLSMRAKLLVSQRDHNGEDADDFEEYTASAAAAAAPSPPHDGSWLKPDTWRLQQGDSGGEEGGSSLKSGRRALLASGALLASVGLGRCLDVSPKVPPRTQPPSLEECTAKPPRFVDDLITFAAAAEPVSRPLLDPAEPPGEPEPGFPEVASDRAGDRRRRRSSPGLRSSQLVLDLPLCRDTPDAEEQPAAAAAGSLGLDAALWSPKSCCRLEVSVIPRPRPSPIRPRIDAWSFVSAGAGRNWSRSDGVPAGFRPSPTNPFGNCDPFPSPACDPFALRANPPGAWDKASPFDPFPPCAWDKASPFDPFSPPFPTSRSAPCSASGSPTLPSFRAAPPPPDSSLMDSGWAACEGKTPDATKERVRPRRTLGLKPFKSPTQLRDDRF